A single region of the Paludibacter jiangxiensis genome encodes:
- the rpsD gene encoding 30S ribosomal protein S4, which produces MARYTGPKTRISRKFGEPIFGPDKTLSKKNYPPGQHGNNRHKKTSEYGIQLREKQKAKYTYGVLERQFRLLFEKAQRAKGITGEILLQLLETRLDNVVYRLGMAPTRAAARQLVSHRHITVDGSVVNIPSYQVKAGQVIGVREKDKSMAVIADALNGYNHSKYPWMEWDKSSLSGKFLHQPERADIPESIKEQLIVELYSK; this is translated from the coding sequence ATGGCAAGATATACAGGCCCAAAAACAAGAATTTCACGTAAGTTTGGTGAGCCCATTTTTGGCCCCGATAAAACGTTATCGAAGAAAAATTACCCTCCCGGACAACACGGAAATAATCGCCACAAGAAAACATCTGAGTACGGTATTCAGCTTCGTGAAAAACAAAAGGCTAAATATACCTATGGCGTTTTAGAACGTCAATTCCGTTTGTTATTCGAAAAAGCTCAACGTGCTAAGGGTATTACCGGTGAAATTCTTCTCCAGTTGCTCGAAACACGTTTGGACAACGTAGTTTACCGTTTGGGAATGGCTCCTACTCGTGCTGCTGCCCGTCAATTGGTAAGCCACCGTCACATCACAGTTGATGGTTCTGTTGTAAATATTCCTTCTTATCAGGTTAAGGCTGGTCAGGTTATTGGTGTCCGTGAAAAAGATAAATCAATGGCAGTTATTGCTGATGCTTTGAACGGATACAACCACAGCAAATACCCCTGGATGGAGTGGGACAAGAGCAGTTTGTCCGGAAAGTTCCTTCATCAACCGGAACGTGCTGATATTCCTGAAAGCATTAAGGAACAATTAATCGTCGAATTGTATTCTAAATAA
- a CDS encoding DNA-directed RNA polymerase subunit alpha — MSILAFQKPDKVIMLESDAQKGTFEFRPLEPGFGITIGNALRRILLSSLEGFAITSIKIDGVEHEFATVPGVMEDVTNIILNLKKVRFKRCVDDVENEKVSIVVSGKSTFTAGDIGRYLTGFVVLNPDLLICRIDPSYTMQIDLTINKGRGYVPAEENKVAGSEVDVIPIDAIFTPIVNVKYAIENYRVEQKTDYEKLILEVSTDGSINPKDALRESAKILIQHFMLFSDEKISLESTEESVDEEFDEEALRMRQLLKTKMIDLDLSVRALNCLKAADVETLGQLCSFNRNDLLKFRNFGKKSLNELDEKLESLHLSFGMDLTKYKLDKE; from the coding sequence ATGTCTATTTTAGCATTCCAAAAACCCGATAAGGTTATCATGCTCGAATCTGATGCTCAAAAGGGAACATTTGAATTTCGTCCGCTTGAGCCCGGTTTCGGTATTACCATCGGAAATGCGTTGCGTCGTATCCTTCTTTCGTCACTGGAAGGTTTCGCCATCACCTCTATCAAGATCGATGGAGTTGAGCACGAATTTGCTACCGTTCCGGGAGTAATGGAAGATGTGACAAACATTATCCTTAACCTGAAAAAGGTTCGTTTTAAACGTTGCGTGGATGATGTTGAGAACGAAAAAGTAAGCATTGTTGTTTCCGGTAAAAGTACGTTTACAGCTGGAGATATAGGACGCTATTTGACTGGTTTCGTAGTGCTCAACCCTGATTTATTGATCTGTAGAATTGATCCAAGTTATACAATGCAGATTGATCTCACTATCAATAAAGGTAGAGGGTATGTTCCGGCGGAAGAAAATAAAGTAGCAGGTTCTGAGGTAGATGTAATTCCTATTGATGCAATTTTTACTCCGATAGTAAATGTAAAATATGCTATCGAAAACTACCGCGTAGAGCAAAAAACCGACTACGAAAAACTTATTCTTGAAGTTTCAACAGACGGTTCAATTAATCCTAAAGATGCTCTTCGTGAATCTGCGAAAATTTTGATTCAACACTTTATGTTGTTTTCCGATGAAAAAATTTCTTTGGAGTCGACAGAAGAAAGTGTGGATGAAGAATTTGATGAAGAAGCATTACGTATGCGTCAATTGTTGAAAACAAAAATGATTGATTTAGACCTTTCAGTTCGTGCATTGAACTGCTTGAAGGCCGCTGATGTTGAAACATTGGGTCAATTGTGTTCTTTCAACCGTAATGATTTGCTGAAATTCCGCAATTTTGGTAAGAAGTCCTTGAATGAGTTAGATGAAAAACTTGAGTCTTTACATCTTTCATTCGGTATGGATTTAACTAAGTATAAATTAGATAAAGAATAA
- the rplQ gene encoding 50S ribosomal protein L17, translating into MRHNKKFNHLGRTSSHRKAMLANMACSLIKHKRIATTTAKAKALRVYVEPLLTKAKDDSTHSRRVVFNYLQNKEAVTELFRDIAQKIADRPGGYTRILKTGFRLGDAAEMCIIELVDYNENMLTTKAAKKTTRTRRAGKKAVAPAVEAAPAAEAKEEPAAE; encoded by the coding sequence ATGAGACACAATAAGAAATTCAATCATTTAGGCCGTACGTCGTCGCACAGAAAAGCGATGTTGGCTAACATGGCTTGTTCACTGATTAAGCACAAACGTATTGCTACTACTACAGCAAAAGCAAAAGCACTCAGAGTTTATGTTGAACCTTTGTTGACGAAAGCAAAAGACGATAGCACACACTCACGAAGAGTAGTTTTTAATTATTTGCAAAATAAAGAAGCAGTTACAGAATTATTCCGTGACATCGCTCAAAAAATAGCTGACCGTCCAGGTGGTTATACACGTATTCTGAAAACAGGTTTCCGTTTGGGTGACGCTGCTGAAATGTGTATTATCGAATTGGTTGATTACAACGAAAACATGTTGACAACCAAAGCAGCTAAGAAAACTACACGTACTCGTCGTGCCGGTAAAAAAGCTGTTGCTCCCGCAGTAGAAGCTGCACCAGCAGCTGAAGCGAAAGAAGAGCCTGCAGCAGAATAA
- the lpxA gene encoding acyl-ACP--UDP-N-acetylglucosamine O-acyltransferase yields MKQPLAYIHPEAKIASNVVIEPFVTIDKNVVIGEGTHIGSNVTIMEGARIGKNCKIFPGAVISAVPQDLKFKGEDSLAIIGDNTTLRECVTVNRGTASKGSTSIGDNCLVMAYCHVAHDCVVGNNVIMSNVTQLAGEVVVGDWAVIGGGTMIHQFTHVGPHVMIQGGSKVNKDIPPFVKAAREPISYCGINSVGLRRRGFTNEQIRDIQEIYRYIYLSRMNTSMAIEHIEAEMPATKERDEILLFVRNSPRGIMKGYFE; encoded by the coding sequence ATGAAACAACCATTGGCATACATCCATCCAGAAGCAAAAATTGCTTCCAATGTAGTAATTGAACCATTTGTAACTATCGATAAGAATGTCGTGATTGGCGAAGGCACTCACATTGGTTCAAATGTCACAATCATGGAAGGAGCTCGTATTGGCAAAAATTGCAAAATTTTCCCCGGAGCTGTAATTAGTGCAGTTCCCCAGGATCTTAAATTCAAAGGAGAAGACTCGTTAGCCATCATAGGTGATAATACCACCCTGCGTGAATGCGTCACTGTCAACAGAGGCACAGCATCAAAAGGAAGCACTTCCATTGGCGACAATTGCCTTGTTATGGCTTACTGCCACGTAGCCCACGATTGTGTGGTTGGCAATAACGTTATCATGTCAAATGTAACTCAGCTCGCAGGCGAAGTTGTAGTGGGAGACTGGGCTGTAATCGGCGGTGGAACGATGATCCATCAGTTTACCCATGTAGGACCGCATGTAATGATTCAGGGTGGTAGCAAAGTAAACAAGGATATTCCTCCTTTTGTAAAAGCTGCTCGTGAGCCAATCTCTTATTGTGGTATTAATTCGGTTGGTCTCCGTCGCAGAGGCTTCACAAATGAGCAAATCAGAGACATACAGGAGATTTATCGCTATATCTATCTGTCTCGCATGAATACCAGCATGGCAATAGAACATATCGAAGCAGAAATGCCTGCAACAAAAGAAAGAGATGAAATCTTGCTGTTTGTCCGCAACTCTCCACGAGGAATTATGAAAGGTTATTTTGAATAA
- a CDS encoding bifunctional UDP-3-O-[3-hydroxymyristoyl] N-acetylglucosamine deacetylase/3-hydroxyacyl-ACP dehydratase, which yields MPKQRSLKGSFSLQGKGLHTGVDIQLTFFPAPENHGCIIKRIDLEGQPIIPALAEYVTQTTRGTVLSNGDAQVSTIEHAMAALFSFGIDNCLMEVNAPEFPILDGSAKLFIDKINSVGIVEQEAEKDFFVVKKKIEYTDPTTNSSIVILPDDHFSVQTMIGFKSPILSNQYAVLNQLEDFAADIAGCRTFVFVRELEQLLKMNLIKGGDLENALVIYDEPIEQTELNRIADLLNHPHKKVDELGYLTPLQFENEPARHKLLDVMGDLALIGKPIKGKVIATRPGHKINTALAKVIRKEIKRQEVPTPVYDPNKEPVLNINQIKKMLPHRWPFLMVDKVMEITDSVVIGLKNVTSNETFFMGHFPNEPVMPGVLLVEAMAQTGGLLILHQVEKPELYSTYFMKIDNVKFRQKVVPGDTVIFRLELISPIRRGCATMKGYAFVGDKIVAEAEFMAQIAKNK from the coding sequence ATGCCAAAACAACGATCGCTTAAAGGATCCTTTTCGCTTCAGGGGAAAGGTCTTCACACAGGAGTTGACATTCAGCTCACATTCTTTCCTGCCCCTGAAAACCACGGGTGTATAATTAAACGGATAGATTTAGAAGGTCAGCCTATAATTCCGGCTTTGGCTGAATATGTAACACAAACCACACGCGGCACTGTTCTTTCAAACGGAGATGCCCAGGTAAGCACCATAGAGCACGCCATGGCTGCTCTCTTCTCTTTTGGAATTGACAACTGCCTGATGGAAGTAAACGCACCTGAATTTCCGATTTTGGATGGCAGCGCTAAACTTTTTATCGACAAAATCAATTCTGTTGGTATAGTTGAGCAAGAAGCTGAAAAAGACTTTTTTGTTGTAAAAAAGAAAATCGAATATACAGACCCGACTACCAACTCCTCAATCGTAATTCTGCCCGATGATCATTTCAGCGTTCAGACAATGATTGGCTTCAAATCTCCTATCTTAAGCAACCAATATGCGGTTCTTAATCAACTGGAAGATTTCGCCGCAGACATTGCAGGCTGTAGAACATTCGTGTTTGTACGCGAGTTGGAACAATTGCTTAAAATGAACCTTATTAAGGGCGGTGATCTCGAAAATGCCTTGGTGATTTACGACGAACCTATTGAGCAAACAGAATTAAACCGCATTGCAGACTTGCTCAACCATCCGCATAAAAAAGTTGATGAATTAGGCTATCTCACGCCTCTACAGTTTGAGAATGAACCCGCCAGACATAAACTACTGGACGTAATGGGCGATCTTGCTCTCATCGGAAAACCCATCAAGGGGAAGGTCATTGCAACCCGTCCGGGGCATAAGATTAATACCGCGCTGGCCAAAGTAATTCGCAAAGAAATTAAACGCCAGGAAGTTCCAACTCCTGTGTATGATCCAAATAAAGAGCCCGTACTTAACATCAATCAAATAAAGAAAATGTTGCCTCACCGTTGGCCGTTTTTGATGGTCGATAAAGTGATGGAAATTACAGACTCTGTGGTTATCGGACTGAAAAATGTAACCAGCAACGAGACCTTTTTTATGGGCCATTTCCCCAATGAACCGGTAATGCCCGGAGTTTTATTGGTTGAAGCGATGGCGCAAACCGGAGGACTGCTGATCTTACATCAGGTTGAGAAGCCTGAGTTGTATTCTACATACTTTATGAAGATTGACAATGTCAAATTCAGACAGAAAGTAGTTCCTGGCGATACGGTAATATTCAGACTCGAATTAATTAGTCCGATCAGAAGAGGTTGCGCTACCATGAAAGGCTATGCCTTTGTTGGAGATAAAATCGTGGCCGAAGCTGAGTTTATGGCACAAATAGCAAAGAATAAATAA
- the lpxD gene encoding UDP-3-O-(3-hydroxymyristoyl)glucosamine N-acyltransferase — translation MEFSAQQIADFLHGEIIGDRDVKVNNLSKIDDSIPGTLSFLSNPKYSHFIYDCKAAIILVNNDFVPEKPISATLIKVENAYQSLASLLQLVDSFKKNKSGIEPLSYVSASAEIGAEPYIGAFSYIGDNVKTGKSVKIYPQSYIGDNVKIGDDVTIYAGAKIYANCVIGDRCVIHSGAVIGADGFGFAPTEDGSYNKIPQIGNVVLESDVEIGANTTVDRATMGSTIIHKGVKLDNLIQIAHNVEVGSNTVIAAQTGIAGSTKIGPNCMFGGQVGIPGHLHIEKGVKISAQAGITGNVKENSILLGSPAMPHMQFSKSYVYFKKLPELANTINNLQKEIEQLRNQIKAD, via the coding sequence ATGGAATTTTCTGCACAACAAATTGCCGATTTCTTGCATGGAGAAATTATTGGAGATCGCGATGTTAAAGTAAATAATCTTTCAAAAATTGATGATAGTATTCCAGGAACATTATCATTTTTATCTAACCCTAAGTACAGTCATTTCATCTACGACTGCAAAGCTGCGATCATACTTGTAAACAATGATTTTGTTCCGGAAAAGCCTATTTCCGCCACTCTCATTAAAGTTGAAAATGCATATCAGTCGTTAGCATCATTACTTCAGCTCGTTGACAGCTTCAAGAAAAATAAAAGCGGGATTGAACCGTTATCATATGTATCGGCATCTGCCGAAATTGGAGCTGAACCTTACATTGGAGCATTCAGTTACATTGGCGACAATGTAAAAACGGGCAAAAGCGTGAAGATATACCCGCAAAGTTACATTGGTGACAACGTAAAAATTGGAGACGATGTAACCATTTATGCCGGAGCCAAAATTTATGCCAATTGCGTTATTGGTGATCGTTGTGTAATCCACTCGGGTGCCGTTATTGGCGCTGATGGTTTTGGCTTTGCACCTACTGAAGATGGAAGTTACAACAAGATTCCCCAAATTGGGAATGTTGTGTTGGAAAGTGATGTTGAAATAGGTGCCAACACAACCGTTGACAGAGCAACTATGGGCTCCACTATCATTCATAAAGGAGTAAAACTCGATAATCTTATTCAAATTGCACATAATGTTGAAGTAGGATCAAATACTGTAATTGCCGCTCAAACCGGCATTGCAGGTTCAACAAAAATTGGCCCGAATTGTATGTTTGGCGGTCAGGTGGGAATTCCCGGCCACCTTCATATTGAGAAAGGCGTGAAAATTTCAGCACAGGCTGGCATTACAGGCAATGTCAAAGAAAACTCAATATTATTGGGTTCTCCGGCAATGCCTCATATGCAATTCAGTAAATCGTATGTCTATTTCAAAAAACTACCGGAACTTGCAAACACAATTAATAATTTGCAAAAGGAAATAGAACAATTACGCAATCAAATCAAAGCAGACTAA
- a CDS encoding PASTA domain-containing protein: MDKKHFSQFLGFIKGSLILKNVFYAATILVALLLFVLFMLQFYTHHGEAETVPNLCGLKLEDAAKLLDNRGMQYQVIDSVYKPDKAPGMVMEQSPIGGSKIKSYRSIYITINAKMPPGVALPDVRDLSLRHAQSLLESMGIKVMGVEYVPSEYSDLVRDIKYNGQTLTPGQKIPAGSGVILVVGRTSTDEDGNQLMPDVQSLSLEQATRLINSHMLSIGATNFDVEPTNEQDKANYIVYKQSPAANDSVPSGKAITLWLTKEKGKVATEEVSTPAPAPAKTTPAVAPKKEEKKKKKEDIEKFF, translated from the coding sequence ATGGATAAGAAGCACTTTTCTCAATTTCTTGGGTTTATAAAAGGCAGTTTGATTCTGAAAAACGTGTTTTACGCAGCAACGATACTCGTTGCCTTATTGTTGTTCGTCCTTTTTATGCTTCAATTTTACACTCACCATGGAGAGGCAGAGACTGTGCCGAATTTGTGTGGGCTGAAACTGGAAGATGCAGCAAAGCTCTTGGATAATAGAGGTATGCAGTATCAGGTGATTGACTCGGTATATAAGCCGGACAAAGCGCCAGGTATGGTCATGGAGCAATCTCCCATAGGAGGATCTAAGATAAAATCATATCGAAGTATCTATATAACGATTAATGCAAAAATGCCTCCGGGTGTTGCATTGCCCGATGTGCGCGATCTGTCTTTACGTCATGCACAATCGTTGTTGGAAAGCATGGGAATTAAAGTGATGGGAGTTGAATATGTGCCGTCGGAATACAGCGATTTGGTGCGAGATATAAAATATAATGGTCAAACTTTGACTCCGGGCCAAAAGATACCGGCAGGCAGTGGTGTGATACTTGTTGTTGGGCGAACATCTACAGATGAAGATGGTAATCAGTTGATGCCTGACGTTCAATCTCTGTCATTGGAACAAGCCACCCGTTTGATAAATAGTCACATGCTTTCGATCGGAGCTACAAACTTTGACGTGGAGCCAACAAATGAACAAGATAAGGCAAATTATATTGTTTATAAGCAATCGCCGGCTGCCAATGACTCCGTTCCTTCCGGCAAAGCTATTACTCTTTGGTTGACCAAGGAAAAGGGTAAGGTGGCAACAGAAGAGGTATCGACACCGGCTCCTGCACCTGCAAAAACAACTCCTGCAGTAGCTCCAAAAAAGGAAGAAAAGAAGAAAAAAAAGGAAGATATTGAAAAATTCTTCTGA
- a CDS encoding RluA family pseudouridine synthase yields MTNDFEVDQDELDELEETPGQELFEHFRFVADKGQTLVRIDKFLVDRIQNVSRNRIQEAASAGAILANGSAVKSNYRVKPNDIISIMMTHPPRDVEILPENIPLNIVYEDDSLLVVNKPAGLVVHPGHGNFDGTLLNALAYYMKDNPHFNPNDPRLGLVHRIDKDTSGLLVIAKTEEAKTLLGAQFFHKTTKRLYWALVWGTVENDEGTIVGHVGRSIRDRQKMDVFPDGEYGKHAVTHYRVLERLGYVTLVECRLETGRTHQIRAHMKYIGHPLFNDERYGGHEILKGTQFAKYKQFVKNCFDVCPRQALHAKTLGFVHPVTKEEMYFDSDIPEDMQQVLERWRVYIAGRDSQIN; encoded by the coding sequence ATGACCAATGATTTTGAAGTTGATCAAGACGAATTGGATGAACTGGAAGAAACTCCGGGACAAGAACTTTTTGAGCATTTTCGTTTTGTTGCAGATAAAGGTCAAACCTTAGTACGTATAGATAAGTTTTTGGTTGACAGAATCCAGAATGTTTCCCGAAATCGCATTCAGGAGGCTGCTTCAGCCGGAGCAATTCTGGCGAATGGCAGCGCGGTAAAATCAAACTACCGTGTCAAACCCAATGACATTATTTCCATCATGATGACACACCCGCCACGTGATGTAGAAATACTTCCCGAGAATATTCCTCTAAACATTGTTTACGAAGATGATAGCCTGTTGGTGGTAAATAAGCCTGCGGGTTTGGTTGTGCATCCCGGGCATGGTAACTTCGATGGCACCTTGCTCAATGCCTTGGCTTATTACATGAAGGATAATCCTCACTTTAATCCCAATGATCCACGCTTAGGTTTGGTTCACCGGATCGATAAAGACACTTCCGGACTACTGGTGATTGCGAAGACCGAGGAGGCAAAGACGCTGCTTGGAGCACAGTTCTTCCATAAAACCACTAAGCGGCTATATTGGGCTTTGGTATGGGGAACTGTTGAAAATGACGAAGGTACAATTGTCGGGCATGTTGGCAGGAGTATCCGGGATCGGCAAAAAATGGATGTATTCCCCGACGGTGAATATGGTAAACACGCGGTTACTCATTATCGGGTGTTGGAACGCCTGGGTTATGTAACGCTGGTGGAATGCCGGCTCGAAACGGGTAGGACACATCAGATCCGTGCGCATATGAAATATATCGGGCATCCTCTGTTTAATGATGAACGATATGGGGGGCATGAGATTTTGAAAGGAACCCAGTTTGCCAAATACAAACAGTTTGTAAAGAATTGTTTTGATGTATGCCCCCGGCAGGCTCTTCATGCCAAAACATTGGGCTTTGTTCATCCGGTAACAAAAGAAGAGATGTATTTTGATAGTGATATACCTGAAGACATGCAACAAGTGTTGGAAAGATGGAGGGTATACATTGCAGGAAGAGATTCGCAGATTAATTAA
- a CDS encoding HD domain-containing protein, which translates to MRNKRKIINDPVFGFINIPTEFLYDLIQHPYLQRLSRIKQLGMSSFVYPGTQHTRFQHSLGAMYLMGEAIAQLRQLGYEINKEDCEGALAAILLHDIGHAPFSHVLENSLVSDISHEEISLLMMQQINKEENGKLDNALKIFHGTHPHVFLHQLVSGQLDVDRLDYLRRDSFFSGVTEGTIGSDRIIKMMDLYKGRLVVQEKGIYSIEKFLMARRLMYWQVYLHKTSIAAEKLMIYALTRAKELAMEGQELFASPSLHFFLYNSISKKDFYQRPEVLENYALLDDSDILSAMKVWMNHSDVVLSTLSNGFINRRLFKVKVLQQPLSRQECSELNAQYQQHFGISEHDANYFWAVEEVANEAYSPNEAGIQIKYNNGDVKDITEASDMFNLQVLSKEVKKYYLCYWPVY; encoded by the coding sequence ATGAGGAACAAACGGAAAATAATAAATGATCCTGTTTTCGGTTTTATTAATATACCGACCGAATTTCTGTATGATCTGATTCAGCACCCTTATTTGCAACGATTATCCCGTATAAAACAGTTGGGGATGTCGTCGTTTGTTTATCCCGGAACACAACATACCCGGTTTCAACATTCTTTGGGAGCAATGTACCTGATGGGCGAAGCAATAGCTCAGTTGCGCCAGTTAGGCTATGAAATAAATAAAGAAGACTGTGAAGGGGCACTTGCGGCTATTTTGTTGCATGATATTGGCCATGCTCCTTTTTCGCATGTACTTGAAAATAGTTTAGTGTCAGATATTTCGCACGAAGAAATCTCTTTGTTGATGATGCAACAGATCAATAAAGAAGAAAATGGTAAACTTGATAATGCGTTGAAAATCTTTCACGGTACGCATCCGCATGTTTTTTTGCACCAATTGGTCTCCGGTCAGTTAGATGTAGACCGGCTGGATTACCTGCGTCGTGACAGTTTCTTTTCCGGGGTTACAGAAGGAACCATTGGCTCCGATCGAATTATCAAAATGATGGACTTGTACAAAGGACGTCTGGTAGTACAGGAAAAAGGTATATATTCTATTGAGAAGTTCCTTATGGCCAGGCGATTAATGTATTGGCAGGTGTATTTGCACAAAACGTCTATTGCAGCTGAAAAACTGATGATTTATGCCCTGACAAGAGCAAAAGAACTTGCCATGGAAGGCCAGGAACTGTTCGCTTCTCCTTCGCTTCATTTCTTTTTGTATAACTCCATATCAAAAAAAGACTTTTACCAACGTCCGGAAGTGCTGGAAAATTACGCCTTGTTGGATGATAGTGATATTCTGTCGGCCATGAAAGTCTGGATGAATCATTCGGATGTGGTTCTTTCAACCCTGAGTAATGGTTTTATCAACAGGCGCTTGTTTAAAGTGAAAGTTCTACAGCAACCACTTTCTCGTCAGGAGTGTAGCGAGTTGAATGCGCAATATCAGCAGCATTTTGGTATTTCGGAGCACGATGCTAACTATTTCTGGGCTGTGGAAGAAGTTGCTAATGAGGCATACAGTCCCAATGAAGCCGGAATTCAGATAAAATATAATAATGGGGATGTGAAAGATATAACAGAAGCATCCGATATGTTTAACTTACAGGTGCTTAGCAAGGAGGTAAAAAAATACTATCTCTGTTACTGGCCTGTGTATTAA
- a CDS encoding SDR family NAD(P)-dependent oxidoreductase: protein MNAFITGTTAGFGKAIALRLAKLGYNVIITGRRKERLDSLAETLRNEFSVKVLPLCFDIRDKEACRQAVESLPAEWQKIDILVNNAGLASGSAPFNEFDIEDWDKMVDTNVKGLLYISRYITPLMVAAKSGHIINLSSIAGREVYPSGNVYCATKHAVNAITQGMRIDMLKHNIKVSSISPGAAETEFSLVRFHGDQTKADAVYQGLTPLNAEDIADAVEYIVTRPAHVNINDIFITPARQANTYVYNRTDE, encoded by the coding sequence ATGAACGCATTTATCACCGGAACTACCGCAGGTTTTGGAAAAGCCATTGCATTGCGCTTGGCAAAATTGGGCTACAACGTGATTATTACCGGTCGAAGAAAAGAACGCCTTGATAGTTTAGCCGAAACCCTGCGTAATGAATTTTCGGTAAAGGTATTGCCACTCTGTTTCGACATTCGGGATAAGGAAGCTTGCCGTCAGGCGGTGGAAAGCCTGCCTGCCGAATGGCAGAAAATTGACATTCTTGTGAATAACGCAGGCTTGGCCTCGGGTTCGGCTCCTTTCAACGAATTCGACATCGAAGACTGGGACAAAATGGTAGATACCAATGTAAAGGGATTGCTTTACATCAGTCGTTATATTACCCCTCTGATGGTGGCCGCAAAATCAGGACATATCATAAACCTGTCGTCGATTGCCGGACGCGAAGTGTACCCTTCCGGCAATGTGTACTGTGCCACCAAACATGCGGTGAACGCTATTACTCAGGGCATGCGCATCGATATGCTGAAGCACAACATCAAGGTGAGTTCCATCTCTCCGGGTGCTGCCGAAACCGAGTTTTCGCTGGTACGTTTTCACGGCGATCAGACTAAAGCTGATGCTGTTTATCAGGGTCTTACTCCACTCAATGCAGAGGATATTGCTGATGCGGTGGAATACATCGTCACGCGCCCGGCTCATGTCAATATCAACGATATTTTTATAACTCCTGCCCGTCAGGCAAATACCTACGTATACAACCGGACTGACGAGTAA